The Streptomyces kanamyceticus genome window below encodes:
- a CDS encoding universal stress protein produces MAGHEFSEPADRKRQVADPTATPLAAEETRHSCDPAFRHGVVVGFDGSTSSERALSYAIGMAHRSGSGLIIVHVANRLPTTVWAGCEPPVFVDVPDHRTEVLGLELACADYLSEVPWILVERGGDICHELEEVGREYSADAIVVGSTHGIVGRIFGSVAGRLARRAQRPVIVIP; encoded by the coding sequence ATGGCCGGTCACGAATTCTCCGAACCCGCGGACCGCAAGCGGCAGGTCGCCGATCCGACAGCGACCCCCCTGGCGGCGGAAGAAACACGTCATTCCTGCGATCCCGCATTCCGACATGGCGTCGTCGTCGGCTTCGACGGCTCGACGTCCAGTGAGCGGGCGCTCTCGTACGCGATCGGCATGGCCCACCGTTCGGGCTCGGGCCTGATCATCGTGCATGTCGCCAACCGGCTGCCCACCACGGTGTGGGCGGGCTGCGAGCCACCGGTCTTCGTCGACGTGCCGGACCATCGCACCGAGGTGCTCGGACTCGAACTGGCCTGTGCGGACTATCTGTCCGAGGTGCCCTGGATCCTGGTCGAGCGCGGCGGCGACATCTGCCACGAGCTGGAGGAGGTCGGCCGCGAGTACAGCGCGGACGCGATCGTCGTCGGCTCCACGCACGGCATCGTGGGCCGGATCTTCGGCTCCGTCGCGGGGCGGCTCGCGCGGCGGGCGCAGCGTCCCGTCATCGTCATTCCGTAA
- the glmS gene encoding glutamine--fructose-6-phosphate transaminase (isomerizing): MCGIVGYIGKRDVAPLLLEGLQRLEYRGYDSAGIAVTSPKAAGLKTVKAKGRVRDLEAKVPARFKGTTGIAHTRWATHGAPSDENAHPHLSQDNKVAVVHNGIIDNASELRAKLTADGVEFLSETDTEVLTHLIARAQADTLEEKVREALRHIEGTYGIAVLHADFNDRIVVARNGSPVVLGIGEKEMFVASDVAALVSHTRQVVTLDDGEMATIKADDYRTYTTEGSRTTASPTTVEWEAESYDMGGHDTYMHKEIFEQPEAVDRVLRGRIDDRFSTVHLGGLNLDAHDARKVRRVKILGCGTSYHAGMIGAQMIEELARIPADAEPASEFRYRNPVVDPDTLYIAVSQSGETYDVLAAVQELKRKGARVLGVVNVVGSAIAREADAGVYVHAGPEVCVVSTKCFTNTTVAFALLALHLGRIRDLSVSDGKRIIEGLRKLPGQISEVLKQEDEIKKIAKQYADARSMLFIGRVRGYPVAREASLKLKEVSYIHAEAYPASELKHGPLALIEPALPTVAIVPNDDLLEKNRAALEEIKARSGKILAVAHQEQEKADQTIVVPKNENELDPILMGIPLQLLAYHTALALGRDIDKPRNLAKSVTVE, encoded by the coding sequence ATGTGCGGAATCGTCGGATACATCGGCAAGCGTGACGTCGCCCCGCTCCTCCTCGAAGGACTCCAGCGCCTGGAGTACCGCGGCTACGACTCGGCGGGCATCGCCGTCACCAGCCCCAAGGCCGCGGGCCTGAAGACCGTCAAGGCCAAGGGTCGTGTGCGCGACCTGGAGGCCAAGGTCCCGGCCCGCTTCAAGGGCACCACCGGCATCGCCCACACCCGCTGGGCCACCCACGGCGCCCCCTCCGACGAGAACGCGCACCCCCACCTGTCCCAGGACAACAAGGTGGCCGTCGTCCACAACGGCATCATCGACAACGCCTCCGAGCTGCGCGCCAAGCTGACCGCCGACGGCGTCGAGTTCCTCTCCGAGACGGACACCGAGGTCCTCACCCACCTCATCGCCCGCGCCCAGGCCGACACCCTGGAGGAGAAGGTCCGCGAGGCCCTGCGCCACATCGAGGGCACCTACGGCATCGCCGTCCTGCACGCCGACTTCAACGACCGCATCGTGGTCGCCCGCAACGGCTCCCCGGTCGTCCTCGGCATCGGCGAGAAGGAGATGTTCGTCGCCTCGGACGTCGCCGCGCTCGTCTCGCACACCCGCCAGGTCGTCACCCTCGACGACGGCGAGATGGCCACCATCAAGGCCGACGACTACCGCACGTACACCACCGAGGGCTCGCGTACGACGGCGTCGCCGACCACCGTGGAGTGGGAGGCCGAGTCGTACGACATGGGCGGCCACGACACGTACATGCACAAGGAGATCTTCGAGCAGCCCGAGGCCGTGGACCGCGTCCTGCGCGGCCGCATCGACGACCGCTTCTCCACCGTGCACCTCGGCGGCCTCAACCTCGACGCGCACGACGCCCGCAAGGTGCGCCGCGTCAAGATCCTCGGCTGCGGCACCTCGTACCACGCGGGCATGATCGGCGCCCAGATGATCGAGGAGCTGGCCCGCATCCCCGCCGACGCGGAGCCCGCGTCCGAGTTCCGCTACCGCAACCCGGTCGTGGACCCCGACACCCTCTACATCGCGGTCTCCCAGTCCGGCGAGACCTACGACGTGCTCGCCGCGGTCCAGGAGCTCAAGCGCAAGGGCGCCCGCGTCCTCGGCGTGGTGAACGTGGTCGGCTCGGCGATCGCCCGCGAGGCCGACGCGGGCGTCTACGTCCACGCGGGCCCCGAGGTCTGCGTCGTCTCCACCAAGTGCTTCACCAACACCACGGTCGCCTTCGCGCTGCTCGCCCTGCACCTGGGCCGCATCCGTGACCTGTCGGTCTCCGACGGCAAGCGGATCATCGAGGGCCTGCGCAAGCTCCCCGGCCAGATCTCGGAGGTCCTCAAGCAGGAGGACGAGATCAAGAAGATCGCCAAGCAGTACGCGGACGCCCGCTCGATGCTCTTCATCGGACGCGTACGCGGCTACCCCGTCGCCCGCGAGGCCTCCCTCAAGCTCAAGGAGGTCTCGTACATCCACGCCGAGGCGTACCCTGCCTCCGAGCTCAAGCACGGCCCGCTCGCGCTCATCGAGCCCGCGCTCCCCACGGTCGCGATCGTCCCGAACGACGACCTCCTGGAGAAGAACCGCGCCGCTCTGGAGGAGATCAAGGCCCGCAGCGGCAAGATCCTCGCGGTCGCGCACCAGGAACAGGAGAAGGCCGACCAGACGATCGTCGTCCCCAAGAACGAGAACGAGCTGGACCCGATCCTGATGGGCATCCCGCTCCAACTCCTCGCGTACCACACGGCGTTGGCACTGGGCAGGGACATCGACAAGCCGCGGAACCTCGCCAAGTCCGTGACGGTGGAGTAG
- a CDS encoding GPR1/FUN34/YaaH family transporter — translation MDKDVSAGSTTSTLGHLALGLTLLAFGLGHTQVIDGVTAADAVSLATYVGGVALFAAGLFAFRDKDAATGTAFTALGALWFTWGTAADAPVSANAAGLFLLLFALVALSLTLGAAGAGALTRGTYGLLFVALLLLALARFGDSAGLGKAGGWFAAAGGLLAWYGATAALANWPTALPGRPAGRGVTVAG, via the coding sequence GTGGACAAGGACGTCTCTGCGGGAAGCACCACCTCGACTCTCGGCCACCTCGCCCTGGGACTCACGCTGTTGGCCTTCGGCCTCGGTCATACCCAAGTGATCGACGGCGTGACGGCGGCGGACGCCGTCTCCCTCGCCACCTACGTCGGCGGCGTCGCCCTGTTCGCCGCCGGTCTCTTCGCGTTCCGCGACAAGGACGCGGCCACGGGCACGGCCTTCACCGCGCTCGGCGCTCTCTGGTTCACCTGGGGCACCGCGGCCGACGCGCCGGTCTCGGCGAACGCGGCGGGCCTCTTCCTGCTGCTCTTCGCGCTCGTCGCGCTCAGCCTGACCCTCGGGGCGGCGGGTGCGGGAGCGCTCACGCGCGGGACGTACGGGCTGCTCTTCGTGGCGCTGCTCCTGCTCGCCCTCGCGCGGTTCGGCGACAGCGCGGGCCTGGGCAAGGCGGGCGGCTGGTTCGCCGCGGCCGGCGGGCTCCTGGCCTGGTACGGCGCGACGGCCGCCCTCGCGAACTGGCCCACGGCCCTTCCGGGGCGCCCCGCGGGCCGGGGGGTGACGGTCGCCGGCTGA